A genomic window from Nerophis lumbriciformis linkage group LG30, RoL_Nlum_v2.1, whole genome shotgun sequence includes:
- the LOC133572921 gene encoding uncharacterized protein: MAAAADGMCARFERRRASKEEELSRTNVQQLIGHRGPHPLQPKGRSSTWKQEDPQPPHIKAEEEREFLLESEEEELTKLPPTGFSVKPEDKPSECPRWLCPADLQPLTGGPEQPRGRGSSLEQEDPQPLHIKEEEEEMWISQEEAHLTKLPLTVKTEEREDEPPESSQLHQGPGEEKKGAEPPGSSSQQHRMATEADGGSQADFFLAPLSDAEAEDEEGAHEALSSDTDCGDDLKHSECSEKNPGEEHWNCSVCAKRFTLKRNLTRHMWTHSGEKPFSCSVCGQTFRHKVGMISHMRTHSGEKPFGCSVCAQRFAQKSNMMSHMRTHTGEKLFSCSVCADTFARRSNLKQHMRRHTGEKPYGCSFCGQRFVQRSNLAAHMRKHTGEKSFRCSVCGKRFGEKVDMVSHRRTHAGEKSFCCPVCGKIFSYKHYLNQHMWKHTGEKSFSCSLCDQRFAHKSNMLSHMKTHSGEKPFSCSVCGDKFTRKSNLERHMRTHTGEKPFSCSVCAKRFAQKVDLVSHVRTHTGEKPLRCSVCGKRFTDNTVMESHMQTHTGEKPFHCSACNKSYLHKKSLTAHMRTHDKGLLSSLGKNIIVS; the protein is encoded by the coding sequence ATGTCCAGCAGCTAATTGGTCATCGAGGACCACATCCCCTTCAGCCAAAAGGGCGGAGCTCCACTTGGAAGCAGGAAGATCCACAGCCCCCGCACATTAAAGCTGAAGAAGAGAGAGAATTTCTTCTAGAGTCAGAAGAGGAGGAGCTTACCAAGTTGCCACCGACTGGTTTCTCTGTGAAGCCTGAAGACAAACCATCTGAGTGCCCACGTTGGTTGTGTCCTGCAGACCTTCAGCCACTGACTGGTGGTCCAGAACAACCTCGGGGGCGGGGCTCCTCCTTGGaacaggaggatccacagccactccacattaaagaggaagaggaggagatgtGGATCTCTCAGGAGGAGGCGCATCTCACCAAGTTGCCTCtgactgtgaagactgaagagcgtGAAGAcgaaccacctgagtcctcacagcttcaccAAGGTCCAGGTGAGGAGAAGAAGGGGGCGGAGCCTCCGGGCAGCAGCTCACAGCAACACCGCATGGcgacagaagctgatggaggatcacaagcagacttcTTCTTAGCTCCACTGTCAGACGCCGAGGCTGAAGATGAGGAAGGCGCCCACGAagctttgagcagcgatacagactgtggAGACGATTTGAAACATTCCGAATGCTCTGAAAAGAATCCGGGTGAGGAACATTGGaactgctcagtttgtgctaaaagatttaCTCTGAAAAGGAATCTGACTCGACACATGTGGACACACTCGGGAGAAAAACCcttcagttgttcagtttgtggtcagACATTCCGCCATAAGGTGGGAATGATATCACACATGAGGACACACTCGGGAGAAAAACCCTTTGGTTGTTCAGTTTGCGCTCAAAGATTCGCTCAGAAGTCCAACATGATGTCGCACATGAGGACGCACACAGGAGAGAAACTGTTCAGTTGCTCCGTGTGCGCCGACACTTTCGCTCGCAGGTCCAATCTGAAGCAACACATGAGGagacacacgggagaaaaaccttaCGGGTGTTCATTTTGCGGCCAGAGATTTGTCCAAAGGTCAAATCTGGCCGCTCACATGAGAAAACACACGGGAGAAAAAAGCTTCCGGTGCTCAGTTTGCGGTAAAAGATTCGGTGAAAAAGTGGACATGGTGTCGCACAGGAGGACACACGCGGGGGAAAAGTCCTTCTGCTGTCCGGTTTGTGGCAAAATCTTTTCTTACAAGCACTACTTGAATCAGCACATGTGGAAACACACGGGAGAGAAATCCTTTTCCTGTTCACTTTGCGATCAAAGATTCGCCCACAAGTCCAATATGTTGTCGCACATGAAAACGCACTCGGGGGAAAAACCTTTCAGCTGCTCGGTTTGCGGCGACAAGTTCACCCGGAAGTCCAATCTGGAGCGGCACATGAGGACGCACACCGGGGAGAAACCTTTCAGCTGTTCAGTTTGCGCCAAAAGGTTCGCGCAGAAAGTAGACCTGGTGTCGCACGTGAGGACGCACACGGGAGAGAAACCCCTCAGATGCTCCGTCTGCGGTAAAAGATTCACTGACAACACAGTTATGGAGTCACACATGCAaacgcacacgggagaaaaaccttttcaTTGCTCGGCCTGTAATAAAAGTTATTTACATAAGAAAAGTTTGACGGCACACATGCGGACACACGACAAAGGTTTGCTGTCCAGTTTGGGCAAAAATATCATCGTATCATAA
- the tubd1 gene encoding tubulin delta chain isoform X1, with the protein MSIVTVQLGQCGNQIGLELFDNIFNDCQAGHRTTFSTASCERFFHQSQHGDFVARAVLIDMEPKVIRQNLSRPTKWKYEQASSFNQRQGCGNNWADGFCVQGPAHSEVMENLVRRQVERCERLSGFLPVMSVAGGTGSGVGTFVTQRLRDSYPKSFLVNHVTWPYSQGEAVVQNYNSLLTLRHVYQLSDALLVQENDVVHGICGQLLRLKHVSINHINKVIAHHLGAVLQPALTADSHGVYSRNPLGELVSCLASHCEYRLLSISSVPHIPAPSMAYSTFHWPVMLKHLRHMMASSSKTDEGISQQVCERPRRLPGSSNVSLANLLVLRGKDVFTTQTGDFGDAALYSDWLPPKDALSVWKSPVAFNKYEKTATLVSNSQALMEPLDHIVRKAWNLFASRAFIHHYSKFGVSEEDFLDSFAFVEQILSSYGQLGGNTS; encoded by the exons ATGTCGATAGTGACGGTGCAGTTGGGTCAATGCGGCAACCAGATCGGCTTGGAACTCTTCGACAACATCTTTAATGATTGCCAGGCAGGACACAGGACAACATTTTCTACTGCAAGCTGTGAACGTTTCTTCCATCAAAGTCAACATGGAg ACTTTGTTGCCAGGGCGGTGCTGATCGACATGGAGCCCAAGGTCATCAGGCAGAACTTGAGCAGGCCCACAAAGTGGAAATACGAGCAGGCGTCCAGCTTCAACCAGCGCCAAGGTTGTGGGAACAACTGGGCCGACGG GTTTTGCGTTCAGGGTCCCGCTCACAGCGAAGTGATGGAGAACCTGGTGAGACGACAAGTGGAGCGTTGTGAGCGACTGAGCGGCTTCCTGCCTGTGATGAGCGTGGCGGGCGGGACGGGTTCTGGCGTGGGGACCTTCGTCACTCAGCGCCTGCGGGACTCGTACCCCAAGTCCTTCCTGGTCAACCATGTGACGTGGCCGTACAGCCAAGGAGAG GCGGTGGTCCAGAACTACAACTCGCTGCTGACGCTGCGTCACGTCTACCAGCTGTCTGACGCCCTGCTGGTGCAGGAGAACGACGTCGTGCACGGGATCTGTGGTCAGCTGCTGCGCCTCAAACACGTCTCCATCAACCACATCAACAAGGTCATCGCTCATCATCTGGGCGCCGTCCTGCAGCCCGCCCTCACCGCCGACTCTCACGGCGTCTACAGCAGGAACCCCCTGG GTGAGTTGGTGAGCTGCCTGGCGAGTCACTGTGAGTACAGGCTGCTCAGCATCAGCAGCGTCCCTCACATCCCCGCCCCCTCCATGGCGTACAGCACCTTCCACTGGCCCGTCATGCTCAAACATCTGCGCCACATGATGGCGTCCAGCAGCAAGACGGACGAAG GTATCAGCCAGCAGGTGTGCGAGCGCCCCCGACGTCTCCCGGGGTCTTCCAACGTGTCCTTGGCCAACCTGCTGGTCCTCAGAGGCAAAGACGTGTTCACAACACAAACAG GCGACTTCGGCGACGCTGCGCTCTACAGCGACTGGCTGCCGCCCAAGGACGCTCTCAGCGTGTGGAAGAGTCCGGTGGCGTTCAACAAGTACGAGAAGACGGCCACGCTGGTCAGCAACAGCCAAGCTCTGATGGAACCTTTGGACCACATCGTGAGAAAAGCCTGGAACTTGTTTGCTTCCAG AGCTTTCATCCATCACTACTCCAAGTTTGGCGTCTCAGAAGAGGACTTCCTGGACAGTTTCGCTTTTGTCGAGCAAATCCTTTCTAGCTACGGTCAGCTGGGCGGCAATACATCATAG
- the tubd1 gene encoding tubulin delta chain isoform X2 has translation MSIVTVQLGQCGNQIGLELFDNIFNDCQAGHRTTFSTASCERFFHQSQHGDFVARAVLIDMEPKVIRQNLSRPTKWKYEQASSFNQRQGCGNNWADGFCVQGPAHSEVMENLVRRQVERCERLSGFLPVMSVAGGTGSGVGTFVTQRLRDSYPKSFLVNHVTWPYSQGELSDALLVQENDVVHGICGQLLRLKHVSINHINKVIAHHLGAVLQPALTADSHGVYSRNPLGELVSCLASHCEYRLLSISSVPHIPAPSMAYSTFHWPVMLKHLRHMMASSSKTDEGISQQVCERPRRLPGSSNVSLANLLVLRGKDVFTTQTGDFGDAALYSDWLPPKDALSVWKSPVAFNKYEKTATLVSNSQALMEPLDHIVRKAWNLFASRAFIHHYSKFGVSEEDFLDSFAFVEQILSSYGQLGGNTS, from the exons ATGTCGATAGTGACGGTGCAGTTGGGTCAATGCGGCAACCAGATCGGCTTGGAACTCTTCGACAACATCTTTAATGATTGCCAGGCAGGACACAGGACAACATTTTCTACTGCAAGCTGTGAACGTTTCTTCCATCAAAGTCAACATGGAg ACTTTGTTGCCAGGGCGGTGCTGATCGACATGGAGCCCAAGGTCATCAGGCAGAACTTGAGCAGGCCCACAAAGTGGAAATACGAGCAGGCGTCCAGCTTCAACCAGCGCCAAGGTTGTGGGAACAACTGGGCCGACGG GTTTTGCGTTCAGGGTCCCGCTCACAGCGAAGTGATGGAGAACCTGGTGAGACGACAAGTGGAGCGTTGTGAGCGACTGAGCGGCTTCCTGCCTGTGATGAGCGTGGCGGGCGGGACGGGTTCTGGCGTGGGGACCTTCGTCACTCAGCGCCTGCGGGACTCGTACCCCAAGTCCTTCCTGGTCAACCATGTGACGTGGCCGTACAGCCAAGGAGAG CTGTCTGACGCCCTGCTGGTGCAGGAGAACGACGTCGTGCACGGGATCTGTGGTCAGCTGCTGCGCCTCAAACACGTCTCCATCAACCACATCAACAAGGTCATCGCTCATCATCTGGGCGCCGTCCTGCAGCCCGCCCTCACCGCCGACTCTCACGGCGTCTACAGCAGGAACCCCCTGG GTGAGTTGGTGAGCTGCCTGGCGAGTCACTGTGAGTACAGGCTGCTCAGCATCAGCAGCGTCCCTCACATCCCCGCCCCCTCCATGGCGTACAGCACCTTCCACTGGCCCGTCATGCTCAAACATCTGCGCCACATGATGGCGTCCAGCAGCAAGACGGACGAAG GTATCAGCCAGCAGGTGTGCGAGCGCCCCCGACGTCTCCCGGGGTCTTCCAACGTGTCCTTGGCCAACCTGCTGGTCCTCAGAGGCAAAGACGTGTTCACAACACAAACAG GCGACTTCGGCGACGCTGCGCTCTACAGCGACTGGCTGCCGCCCAAGGACGCTCTCAGCGTGTGGAAGAGTCCGGTGGCGTTCAACAAGTACGAGAAGACGGCCACGCTGGTCAGCAACAGCCAAGCTCTGATGGAACCTTTGGACCACATCGTGAGAAAAGCCTGGAACTTGTTTGCTTCCAG AGCTTTCATCCATCACTACTCCAAGTTTGGCGTCTCAGAAGAGGACTTCCTGGACAGTTTCGCTTTTGTCGAGCAAATCCTTTCTAGCTACGGTCAGCTGGGCGGCAATACATCATAG
- the tubd1 gene encoding tubulin delta chain isoform X3, with product MEPKVIRQNLSRPTKWKYEQASSFNQRQGCGNNWADGFCVQGPAHSEVMENLVRRQVERCERLSGFLPVMSVAGGTGSGVGTFVTQRLRDSYPKSFLVNHVTWPYSQGEAVVQNYNSLLTLRHVYQLSDALLVQENDVVHGICGQLLRLKHVSINHINKVIAHHLGAVLQPALTADSHGVYSRNPLGELVSCLASHCEYRLLSISSVPHIPAPSMAYSTFHWPVMLKHLRHMMASSSKTDEGISQQVCERPRRLPGSSNVSLANLLVLRGKDVFTTQTGDFGDAALYSDWLPPKDALSVWKSPVAFNKYEKTATLVSNSQALMEPLDHIVRKAWNLFASRAFIHHYSKFGVSEEDFLDSFAFVEQILSSYGQLGGNTS from the exons ATGGAGCCCAAGGTCATCAGGCAGAACTTGAGCAGGCCCACAAAGTGGAAATACGAGCAGGCGTCCAGCTTCAACCAGCGCCAAGGTTGTGGGAACAACTGGGCCGACGG GTTTTGCGTTCAGGGTCCCGCTCACAGCGAAGTGATGGAGAACCTGGTGAGACGACAAGTGGAGCGTTGTGAGCGACTGAGCGGCTTCCTGCCTGTGATGAGCGTGGCGGGCGGGACGGGTTCTGGCGTGGGGACCTTCGTCACTCAGCGCCTGCGGGACTCGTACCCCAAGTCCTTCCTGGTCAACCATGTGACGTGGCCGTACAGCCAAGGAGAG GCGGTGGTCCAGAACTACAACTCGCTGCTGACGCTGCGTCACGTCTACCAGCTGTCTGACGCCCTGCTGGTGCAGGAGAACGACGTCGTGCACGGGATCTGTGGTCAGCTGCTGCGCCTCAAACACGTCTCCATCAACCACATCAACAAGGTCATCGCTCATCATCTGGGCGCCGTCCTGCAGCCCGCCCTCACCGCCGACTCTCACGGCGTCTACAGCAGGAACCCCCTGG GTGAGTTGGTGAGCTGCCTGGCGAGTCACTGTGAGTACAGGCTGCTCAGCATCAGCAGCGTCCCTCACATCCCCGCCCCCTCCATGGCGTACAGCACCTTCCACTGGCCCGTCATGCTCAAACATCTGCGCCACATGATGGCGTCCAGCAGCAAGACGGACGAAG GTATCAGCCAGCAGGTGTGCGAGCGCCCCCGACGTCTCCCGGGGTCTTCCAACGTGTCCTTGGCCAACCTGCTGGTCCTCAGAGGCAAAGACGTGTTCACAACACAAACAG GCGACTTCGGCGACGCTGCGCTCTACAGCGACTGGCTGCCGCCCAAGGACGCTCTCAGCGTGTGGAAGAGTCCGGTGGCGTTCAACAAGTACGAGAAGACGGCCACGCTGGTCAGCAACAGCCAAGCTCTGATGGAACCTTTGGACCACATCGTGAGAAAAGCCTGGAACTTGTTTGCTTCCAG AGCTTTCATCCATCACTACTCCAAGTTTGGCGTCTCAGAAGAGGACTTCCTGGACAGTTTCGCTTTTGTCGAGCAAATCCTTTCTAGCTACGGTCAGCTGGGCGGCAATACATCATAG